A section of the Streptomyces xinghaiensis S187 genome encodes:
- a CDS encoding hemerythrin domain-containing protein — MAALSKGTALTAAARPLLAGKTPAKAAKAGRTGTARRARPLRAVRALGGESVVDVLTRQHRQIRLGFLRAALPGPGRRRNFDRLMRLLAVHEAAEEAHVHPVARKTLRHGRDLAARRRREEKEAKRLLVRLWRTGPHGPGYLRRLNEVRRAVGRHAAREEREELAALRRVLSPARLRMLGAEVKLAQAYAPTRPHRWANNEFTNKLAAPVLGPLDRTLDAARRRRSR; from the coding sequence ATGGCAGCGTTGAGCAAGGGGACTGCGCTGACGGCGGCGGCCAGGCCGCTCCTCGCCGGAAAGACGCCCGCGAAGGCAGCGAAGGCCGGAAGGACCGGGACGGCCAGGAGGGCCCGGCCTCTGCGGGCGGTTCGCGCGCTGGGCGGCGAGAGCGTCGTCGACGTGCTCACCCGCCAGCACCGTCAGATCCGGCTCGGCTTCCTGCGGGCGGCCCTGCCCGGGCCGGGCCGCCGCCGGAACTTCGACCGGCTGATGCGGCTGCTCGCCGTGCACGAGGCGGCCGAGGAGGCACACGTGCACCCCGTGGCGCGCAAGACGCTCCGGCACGGCCGCGACCTCGCCGCCCGCAGGCGCCGCGAGGAGAAGGAGGCCAAGCGGCTGCTGGTGCGGCTGTGGCGGACCGGCCCGCACGGCCCCGGGTATCTGCGCCGGCTGAACGAGGTCCGGCGCGCGGTCGGCCGCCATGCCGCGCGCGAGGAACGCGAAGAGCTGGCCGCGCTGCGACGCGTTCTCAGCCCGGCCCGGCTGCGCATGCTGGGCGCCGAGGTGAAGCTCGCCCAGGCCTACGCGCCGACCCGGCCGCACCGCTGGGCCAACAACGAGTTCACGAACAAGCTGGCGGCACCGGTCCTCGGCCCTCTGGACCGCACCCTCGATGCCGCCCGCCGCCGCAGGTCCCGCTGA
- a CDS encoding copper chaperone PCu(A)C, translating to MKTPRHRGDRLRGTARVLVGCCLAVMTLAGCDSPQFQHNSPGANVRAGAMLIRYAHIAEPPDGPWKPGDDAPLYVWLYNEGRTVDRLLGGETRAARSVEIVTADGSPRGPVEVPPRTLVELEDDRPHLLLRGLGKEVRGGDYVRVTLRFERAGAVTFQVHAQLPTYVDEEATGTPASPSPSASPSFPTPVPTSPSPPPGR from the coding sequence GTGAAGACCCCTCGACACCGCGGCGACCGCCTGCGGGGAACCGCTCGTGTCCTCGTCGGCTGCTGTCTTGCCGTGATGACGCTGGCCGGCTGCGACTCCCCGCAGTTCCAGCACAACTCGCCCGGCGCGAACGTGCGTGCCGGAGCCATGCTGATCCGTTACGCCCATATCGCGGAGCCGCCGGACGGCCCGTGGAAGCCCGGGGACGACGCCCCGCTGTACGTGTGGCTGTACAACGAGGGGCGGACCGTGGACCGGCTGCTCGGCGGCGAGACCCGGGCGGCGCGGTCGGTGGAGATCGTCACCGCGGACGGGTCTCCGCGGGGGCCGGTGGAGGTGCCGCCCCGGACGCTGGTGGAGCTGGAGGACGACCGGCCGCACCTGCTGCTGCGCGGGCTGGGAAAGGAGGTGCGGGGCGGCGACTACGTGCGGGTGACGCTGCGTTTCGAGCGTGCCGGGGCGGTCACGTTCCAGGTGCACGCGCAGCTGCCCACCTACGTCGACGAGGAGGCCACCGGCACCCCGGCATCCCCGTCTCCGTCGGCTTCCCCCTCGTTCCCCACGCCCGTCCCCACCTCTCCTTCTCCTCCGCCCGGGCGCTGA
- a CDS encoding AI-2E family transporter, which yields MLPLPEPVRRLAAWCAVILLVSGVVYIGIRLCVMFRAALVPALLALLGTALLLPLFRRLVRAGVKRSVAAGLTCAAVLGAVGGTVYGVTLALVDTWDEIVASLRKAVRDLADRFGASGTSLEELAGQAVDTLGRFGGTAASSVATGVSWAFQVLGMAVLALLLAFFFLRDSDRAAGTLRALVPHGSADTVEAMARRAFEGVEGFMRGTTVVALIDAFFITAGLLVLGVPAAPGLGAIVFIGAYVPFIGAFVSGTAAVLVALADRGLVIALWTLGVVLTVQVLEGNILQPMVQSRTVRIHPAVVLVVLTAGGAVAGIVGVLLAVPATAAAFGVARELRDRYASAPARRAEPSAGPPADA from the coding sequence GTGCTGCCGCTCCCCGAACCCGTTCGCCGGCTTGCCGCCTGGTGCGCCGTCATCCTGCTGGTCTCGGGGGTCGTCTACATCGGGATCCGGCTGTGCGTGATGTTCCGGGCGGCCCTCGTTCCCGCGCTGCTCGCCCTGCTCGGCACGGCGCTGCTCCTTCCCCTGTTCCGCCGGCTGGTGAGGGCGGGGGTGAAACGCTCCGTCGCCGCGGGGCTCACCTGCGCCGCCGTCCTCGGCGCCGTCGGCGGCACCGTGTACGGCGTCACGCTCGCGCTGGTCGACACCTGGGACGAGATCGTCGCCTCGCTCCGCAAGGCCGTGCGGGATCTGGCCGACCGGTTCGGCGCCTCCGGCACCTCGCTCGAAGAACTCGCCGGTCAAGCCGTGGACACGCTCGGCCGATTCGGCGGAACGGCCGCCTCCAGTGTGGCCACCGGGGTCAGCTGGGCCTTCCAGGTCCTCGGCATGGCGGTGCTCGCGCTGCTCCTGGCGTTCTTCTTCCTGCGCGACTCCGACCGGGCCGCCGGCACCCTGCGCGCACTCGTTCCGCACGGCAGCGCCGACACCGTCGAGGCGATGGCCCGGAGGGCCTTCGAGGGCGTCGAGGGCTTCATGCGGGGCACCACCGTGGTGGCGCTCATCGACGCGTTCTTCATCACCGCGGGCCTGCTGGTCCTGGGAGTGCCCGCGGCCCCCGGGCTCGGGGCGATCGTCTTCATCGGCGCCTACGTCCCCTTCATCGGCGCCTTCGTCTCCGGCACCGCCGCCGTTCTGGTCGCGCTCGCCGACCGGGGACTCGTCATCGCACTGTGGACGCTGGGGGTGGTGCTCACGGTGCAAGTGCTGGAGGGCAACATCCTCCAGCCGATGGTCCAGAGCCGGACCGTGCGGATCCACCCCGCGGTCGTCCTGGTGGTCCTCACCGCGGGCGGGGCCGTGGCCGGGATCGTCGGCGTGCTCCTCGCGGTACCGGCCACCGCGGCCGCGTTCGGAGTCGCCCGCGAGCTGCGTGACCGGTACGCGTCGGCCCCGGCCCGGCGGGCGGAGCCTTCCGCCGGGCCGCCCGCGGACGCGTAG
- the fdh gene encoding formate dehydrogenase, which produces MGVRTWIDSWPVYRQLKGTDPLGRGAAAKSGTSARLTSRIASADRVVKSICPYCAVGCGQNVYVEDDRVTQIEGDPDSPISRGRLCPKGAASLQLTTGGAREHQVLYRRPHGTEWERLDLETAMDMIADRVIEARRAGWQWEDGKARTRRTLGIASLGGATLDNEENYLIKKLFTALGAVQIENQARVUHSSTVPSLGTSFGRGGATTFQQDLQNSDCIVIQGSNMAECHPVGFQWVMEAKARGAKVIHVDPRFTRTSALADVHVPLRAGSDIAFLGGIINHVLRTESYFRDYVVAYTNGPVILREDFRDTEDLDGVFSGLDPESRTYENDSWQYEGMTVQAASGKRDLMYEKRVEGGSGDSSVADAAHGESHGSGGANIGAGEPERDDTLTDPRCVFQVLKRHYARYTPEMVEQICGVPQDVFRQVCDAVTENSGRERTTAFAYAVGWTQHTVGVQYIRAAAVLQSLLGNIGRPGGGILALRGHASIQGSTDIPTLFNLLPGYIPMPHAHEQQNLDTFVRSDAARKGYWGNMRSYLVSLLKAYWGGAATEDNDFCFDYLPRLTGSHSTYETVMAQLEGVCKGYFLMGENPAVGSANAKMQRLGMAALDWLVVRDFSLIESATWWKDGPEIETGELRTEDIGTEVFFLPAAAHTEKDGTFTNTQRLLQWHHQAVEPPGEARSDLWFTYHLGRLIRQKLAASTDPMDRPLLDLTWDYPTTGPLAEPEAEAVLAEINGHDAEGRPLASYEQLKGDGSTACGCWIYCGVYADGVNQAARRKPGGEQNWVAGEWGWAWPANRRILYNRASADPEGRPWSERKTLVWWDEERGRWSGHDVPDFKPDKAPGHQPPSGATGPEALSGTDAFIMQADGKAWLYVPSGLTDGPLPTHYEPQDSPFPNLLHPRHQRNPVRHLLEPHPDNRYQPSGTEPGSEVFPCVATTYRLTEHHTAGGMSRQLPYLAELQPEFFCEVSPELAAEHGLEHTGWATIVSARGVIEARVLVTDRMAPLTVQGRRLHQVGLPYHWGPNGYSTGDAANELLHMSLDPNTHIQEAKAFAVDIRAGRRPRGPAAPELVREYRARAGIDEQTGTGL; this is translated from the coding sequence ATGGGGGTGCGCACCTGGATCGACTCCTGGCCGGTGTACCGGCAGCTCAAGGGGACGGACCCCCTGGGCCGCGGGGCCGCCGCCAAGAGCGGGACCAGCGCGCGTCTCACCTCCCGGATCGCCTCGGCCGACCGGGTGGTGAAGTCGATCTGCCCGTACTGTGCCGTGGGCTGCGGCCAGAACGTCTACGTCGAGGACGATCGCGTCACCCAGATCGAGGGTGACCCCGACTCCCCCATCTCGCGCGGCCGGCTGTGTCCCAAGGGCGCGGCCAGCCTGCAGCTGACCACCGGCGGCGCCCGCGAGCACCAGGTCCTCTACCGGCGCCCGCACGGAACCGAGTGGGAGCGTCTGGACCTGGAAACGGCGATGGACATGATCGCCGACCGGGTGATCGAGGCGCGCCGGGCCGGGTGGCAGTGGGAGGACGGCAAGGCCCGCACCCGCCGCACGCTGGGCATCGCCAGCCTCGGCGGAGCCACCCTCGACAACGAGGAGAACTACCTGATCAAGAAGCTGTTCACGGCCCTGGGGGCCGTGCAGATCGAGAACCAGGCGCGTGTTTGACACTCCTCCACCGTCCCCAGTCTGGGGACTTCGTTCGGCCGCGGCGGCGCGACCACCTTCCAGCAGGACCTGCAGAACTCGGACTGCATCGTCATCCAGGGCTCGAACATGGCCGAGTGCCATCCGGTCGGGTTCCAGTGGGTGATGGAGGCCAAGGCCCGCGGCGCGAAGGTGATCCACGTCGATCCGCGGTTCACCCGCACCAGCGCGCTGGCGGACGTGCACGTGCCGCTGCGCGCGGGCTCGGACATCGCCTTCCTCGGCGGGATCATCAACCACGTCCTGCGGACGGAGAGCTACTTCCGCGACTACGTCGTGGCCTACACCAACGGGCCGGTGATCCTGCGGGAGGACTTCCGTGACACCGAGGACCTGGACGGCGTCTTCTCCGGCCTCGACCCCGAAAGCCGCACCTACGAGAACGACAGCTGGCAGTACGAGGGGATGACGGTCCAGGCCGCCTCGGGCAAGCGTGACCTGATGTACGAGAAGCGCGTCGAGGGCGGCAGCGGCGACAGTTCGGTGGCCGACGCGGCGCACGGCGAGTCCCACGGGTCCGGCGGCGCGAACATCGGCGCGGGCGAACCCGAACGGGACGACACGCTGACCGATCCGCGCTGCGTCTTCCAGGTGCTCAAGCGGCACTACGCCCGCTACACCCCCGAGATGGTCGAGCAGATCTGCGGCGTGCCGCAGGACGTCTTCCGCCAGGTGTGCGACGCGGTGACGGAGAACTCCGGGCGTGAACGGACCACCGCCTTCGCCTACGCGGTCGGCTGGACCCAGCACACGGTGGGCGTGCAGTACATCCGCGCGGCCGCCGTCCTGCAGAGCCTGCTCGGCAACATCGGCCGGCCGGGCGGCGGCATCCTCGCCCTGCGCGGGCACGCCTCCATCCAGGGGTCGACGGACATCCCCACCCTGTTCAACCTGCTGCCCGGCTACATCCCGATGCCCCACGCCCACGAGCAGCAGAACCTGGACACCTTCGTGCGGTCCGACGCGGCACGCAAGGGCTACTGGGGCAACATGCGCTCCTACCTGGTCAGTCTGCTGAAGGCGTACTGGGGCGGGGCAGCCACCGAGGACAACGACTTCTGCTTCGACTACCTGCCGCGGCTGACGGGTTCGCACTCCACCTACGAGACGGTCATGGCCCAGCTGGAGGGGGTCTGCAAGGGCTACTTCCTGATGGGCGAGAACCCGGCCGTGGGCTCCGCCAACGCCAAGATGCAGCGTCTGGGCATGGCCGCGCTGGACTGGCTCGTCGTCCGGGACTTCTCCCTCATCGAGTCGGCGACCTGGTGGAAGGACGGCCCCGAGATCGAGACGGGCGAGCTGCGCACCGAGGACATCGGCACCGAGGTGTTCTTCCTGCCGGCCGCCGCGCACACCGAGAAGGACGGCACCTTCACCAACACCCAGCGCCTGCTGCAGTGGCACCACCAGGCCGTCGAACCGCCGGGCGAGGCCCGCAGCGACCTGTGGTTCACCTACCACCTCGGGCGCCTCATCCGGCAGAAGCTCGCCGCCTCCACCGACCCGATGGACCGGCCGCTGCTGGACCTGACCTGGGACTACCCCACCACGGGGCCGCTCGCGGAACCCGAGGCGGAGGCCGTGCTCGCCGAGATCAACGGCCACGACGCCGAGGGCCGTCCGCTGGCCTCCTACGAACAGCTCAAGGGCGACGGCTCCACCGCCTGCGGCTGCTGGATCTACTGCGGGGTGTACGCCGACGGCGTCAACCAGGCGGCCCGCCGCAAACCGGGCGGGGAGCAGAACTGGGTCGCGGGCGAATGGGGCTGGGCGTGGCCCGCCAACCGCCGCATCCTCTACAACCGCGCCTCGGCCGACCCGGAGGGCAGGCCGTGGAGCGAGCGCAAGACGCTGGTGTGGTGGGACGAGGAGCGGGGCAGGTGGAGCGGCCACGACGTCCCGGACTTCAAGCCGGACAAGGCGCCCGGTCACCAGCCGCCGTCCGGCGCGACCGGCCCGGAGGCCCTCTCCGGCACCGACGCCTTCATCATGCAGGCCGACGGCAAGGCGTGGCTGTATGTGCCGTCCGGCCTCACCGACGGCCCGCTGCCCACGCACTACGAGCCGCAGGACTCGCCGTTCCCGAACCTGCTCCACCCGCGGCACCAGCGCAACCCCGTACGGCATTTGCTGGAGCCGCACCCCGACAACCGCTACCAGCCCAGCGGTACGGAGCCCGGCTCGGAGGTGTTCCCCTGCGTCGCGACCACCTACCGGCTCACCGAGCACCACACCGCGGGTGGCATGTCCCGCCAACTGCCGTACCTGGCGGAGCTGCAACCGGAGTTCTTCTGCGAGGTGTCGCCCGAACTCGCCGCGGAACACGGCCTGGAACACACCGGGTGGGCGACGATCGTCAGCGCGCGCGGCGTGATCGAGGCGCGGGTCCTCGTCACCGACCGGATGGCTCCGCTGACCGTGCAGGGGCGGCGGCTGCACCAGGTGGGCCTGCCCTACCACTGGGGCCCGAACGGCTACTCCACGGGAGACGCGGCCAACGAGCTGCTCCACATGTCGCTCGACCCCAACACCCACATCCAGGAGGCCAAGGCGTTCGCCGTGGACATCCGGGCGGGACGCCGCCCCCGAGGGCCGGCCGCCCCGGAACTGGTACGGGAGTACCGGGCCCGGGCCGGCATCGACGAGCAGACCGGCACCGGACTGTGA
- the selD gene encoding selenide, water dikinase SelD, producing MTTASDTPVRLTQLAHGGGCACKIPPGELEDVLGGLAVPAPAAAGTPLLVGLATGDDAAVVSLPAPDGARAQAVVSTADFFTPVVDDPYDWGRIAAANALSDVYAMGGRPLVAVNLLAWPRDVLPFDLAREVLRGGLDIATEAGCHVGGGHSVDDPEPKYGMAVTGLADPERLLRNDAGRPGLPLSLTKPLGLGVLNNRHKATGERFEHAVATMTALNRDASAAALAAGAVCATDVTGFGLLGHLHKLARASDVTAVIDTAAVPYLDGAREAVRDGYVSGGTRRNLEWVAPFTDFGTTGTATRLLLADAQTSGGLLVAGEVPGAPVVGELVPRGAHSVVLR from the coding sequence ATGACCACCGCGAGCGACACCCCCGTACGGCTCACGCAGCTCGCCCACGGAGGAGGCTGCGCCTGCAAGATCCCGCCCGGCGAACTGGAGGACGTCCTCGGCGGCCTGGCCGTCCCGGCGCCGGCCGCGGCCGGCACCCCGCTCCTCGTCGGGCTGGCCACCGGCGATGACGCGGCCGTCGTGTCCCTGCCCGCGCCGGACGGGGCGCGGGCCCAGGCCGTGGTCTCCACCGCCGACTTCTTCACCCCCGTCGTCGACGACCCCTACGACTGGGGCCGCATCGCCGCGGCCAACGCCCTGTCCGACGTCTACGCGATGGGTGGCCGGCCCCTCGTCGCCGTCAACCTCCTGGCCTGGCCGCGCGACGTGCTCCCGTTCGACCTCGCGCGCGAGGTGCTCCGCGGCGGCCTGGACATCGCCACCGAGGCGGGCTGCCATGTGGGCGGCGGACACAGCGTGGACGACCCGGAACCCAAGTACGGCATGGCCGTCACCGGCCTGGCGGACCCGGAACGGCTGCTGCGCAACGACGCCGGCCGGCCCGGCCTGCCGCTGTCGCTGACCAAGCCGCTCGGGCTGGGCGTCCTCAACAACCGGCACAAGGCCACCGGTGAGCGGTTCGAGCACGCGGTGGCCACGATGACGGCCCTCAACCGGGACGCCTCGGCCGCGGCCCTGGCGGCCGGGGCCGTCTGCGCCACCGACGTCACCGGCTTCGGGCTCCTCGGCCACCTGCACAAACTGGCACGGGCCTCGGACGTCACCGCCGTGATCGACACCGCCGCCGTTCCCTACCTCGACGGGGCACGCGAGGCCGTACGGGACGGCTATGTCAGCGGCGGCACCCGGCGCAACCTGGAGTGGGTCGCGCCGTTCACCGACTTCGGGACCACCGGCACCGCCACCCGGCTGCTGCTGGCCGACGCCCAGACCTCGGGCGGGCTGCTGGTGGCGGGCGAGGTGCCCGGCGCGCCGGTCGTGGGCGAACTGGTGCCCAGGGGCGCGCACTCCGTCGTCCTGAGGTGA
- the selA gene encoding L-seryl-tRNA(Sec) selenium transferase: protein MPRGAAPDARRRIPRTDAVLRDPRLAEAAALLGTAPVKAAVRRAQERARDGAVPPDEVADTAVALLPRTASGLRPVINATGVVLHTNLGRASLSPAARRAVQEAAGPTDVELDLETGVRARRGRTALAALLARVPSAAAAHVVNNGAAALALVAAALAAGREIVISRGEMVEIGDGFRLPDLLVSTGARLREVGTTNRTTAADYAAAVGPETGFVLKVHPSNFRITGFTRVPDTAELAGLGVPVVVDIGSGLPAPHPLLPEEPDAATELRAGASLVTASGDKLLGGPQCGLLLGAEELVRTVSRHPLARALRVDKLTLAALEATLTGPGTPTETALTAGPADLLRRAGRLAAVLSAEGVDVRAVESAGTVGGGGAPGVTLPGAALSLPERYAAALRTGAVPVVGRLEAGRCLLDLRAVPVEDDERLAGAVRSVAAAER, encoded by the coding sequence GTGCCGCGCGGGGCCGCGCCCGACGCGCGGCGGCGGATTCCCCGCACCGACGCCGTCCTGCGCGATCCCCGCCTGGCGGAGGCGGCCGCCCTGCTCGGGACGGCGCCGGTGAAAGCGGCGGTCCGCCGGGCGCAGGAGCGGGCGCGCGACGGAGCGGTACCGCCGGACGAGGTGGCCGATACGGCGGTCGCCCTGCTCCCGCGCACGGCGAGCGGCCTGCGGCCGGTGATCAACGCCACCGGCGTCGTGCTGCACACCAATCTCGGGCGGGCGTCGCTGTCGCCGGCGGCCCGGCGGGCGGTGCAGGAGGCCGCCGGGCCCACGGACGTGGAGCTGGATCTGGAGACCGGGGTACGGGCCCGCCGGGGCCGCACCGCCCTGGCGGCCCTCCTGGCCAGGGTGCCGTCAGCCGCCGCCGCGCACGTCGTCAACAACGGTGCCGCCGCGCTGGCGCTGGTGGCCGCCGCCCTCGCCGCCGGACGGGAGATCGTCATCAGCCGGGGGGAGATGGTGGAGATCGGGGACGGCTTCCGCCTGCCCGACCTCCTGGTCTCCACCGGGGCCCGGCTGCGCGAGGTGGGGACCACCAACCGCACCACCGCCGCCGACTACGCGGCCGCCGTCGGCCCGGAGACGGGGTTCGTCCTGAAGGTGCACCCGTCCAACTTCCGGATCACCGGTTTCACCCGGGTCCCGGACACCGCCGAGCTCGCGGGGCTGGGGGTCCCGGTCGTCGTCGACATCGGTTCGGGGCTGCCGGCCCCGCACCCGCTGCTGCCCGAAGAGCCGGACGCCGCGACGGAGTTGCGCGCGGGCGCGTCACTCGTCACCGCGAGCGGCGACAAGCTGCTGGGCGGGCCGCAGTGCGGGCTGCTCCTCGGTGCGGAGGAACTCGTCCGCACCGTCTCCCGGCACCCGCTCGCCCGCGCCCTGCGGGTGGACAAGCTGACCCTGGCCGCTCTGGAGGCGACGCTGACCGGGCCCGGTACGCCGACGGAGACGGCGCTGACCGCCGGTCCGGCGGATCTGCTGCGCCGCGCCGGGCGGCTGGCCGCCGTGCTGAGCGCCGAGGGCGTGGACGTTCGGGCCGTCGAGAGCGCCGGGACGGTCGGCGGCGGCGGAGCCCCCGGTGTGACGCTCCCCGGCGCCGCGCTCTCCCTGCCCGAGCGGTACGCCGCCGCCCTGCGCACCGGGGCGGTCCCCGTCGTCGGGCGCCTGGAGGCGGGGCGGTGCCTGCTCGACCTGCGGGCGGTGCCCGTGGAGGACGACGAGCGGCTGGCCGGGGCCGTCCGGTCCGTCGCGGCGGCGGAGAGGTGA
- a CDS encoding AraC family transcriptional regulator, which translates to MDMLSGLLESPQARGAFLLKSVFNPPWGLRIEDRAPLSLATMLHGSAWVLREDAAPVRLEAGDVAVLRGPEPYTLVDDPATRPGITVGPDQRCNTTDGEDVTETMALGVRTWGEPHRTGSAVMLSGTYQAPGEVGRRLLAGLPALLVQPASAARSPLIGMLAAELEQEDAGQEVVLDRLLDLLLINVLRSWLTESGSGAPLWLRAGSDPVVGRALRQLHERPGHSWTVASLASAAGVSRAVLARRFTELVGEPPMSYLTGWRLTLAADLLRDPDLSLAGIARRVGYSSPFALSAAFKRERGVSPREYRNGDRPGTGVSAAATARTVVLGH; encoded by the coding sequence GTGGACATGCTCAGCGGCCTGCTGGAGAGCCCCCAGGCACGCGGCGCCTTTCTCCTGAAGTCGGTGTTCAACCCCCCGTGGGGTCTGCGCATCGAGGACCGCGCGCCCCTGTCGCTGGCCACGATGCTGCACGGCTCGGCCTGGGTGCTCCGCGAGGACGCCGCGCCGGTGCGGCTGGAGGCCGGGGACGTGGCGGTGCTGCGCGGCCCCGAGCCGTACACGCTCGTCGACGACCCGGCGACCCGGCCGGGCATCACCGTCGGCCCGGACCAGCGCTGCAACACCACCGACGGGGAGGACGTCACCGAGACGATGGCCCTGGGGGTGCGCACCTGGGGCGAGCCCCACCGCACGGGATCGGCGGTGATGCTCAGCGGCACCTACCAGGCGCCGGGCGAGGTCGGGCGCAGGCTGCTCGCCGGCCTGCCGGCGCTGCTGGTGCAGCCCGCCTCGGCGGCGCGGTCCCCGCTGATCGGCATGCTGGCCGCCGAGCTGGAGCAGGAGGACGCCGGCCAGGAGGTGGTCCTCGACCGGCTCCTGGACCTGTTGCTCATCAACGTCCTGCGCTCCTGGCTCACGGAGTCGGGCAGTGGCGCGCCGCTCTGGCTCCGGGCCGGGAGCGACCCGGTGGTGGGGCGGGCCCTGCGGCAGCTGCACGAACGGCCGGGGCATTCATGGACGGTGGCGTCGCTCGCTTCCGCGGCCGGGGTCTCCCGGGCGGTCCTGGCCCGCCGCTTCACGGAACTCGTCGGCGAACCGCCCATGTCCTACCTGACCGGCTGGCGGCTGACCCTCGCCGCGGACCTGCTGCGCGACCCCGACCTCTCCCTCGCCGGCATCGCCCGGCGGGTGGGCTACTCGAGTCCGTTCGCCCTGAGCGCCGCCTTCAAACGGGAACGCGGCGTCAGCCCGCGGGAGTACCGCAACGGCGACCGGCCGGGCACCGGCGTATCCGCCGCCGCCACGGCACGGACGGTGGTCCTCGGACACTGA
- a CDS encoding NmrA family NAD(P)-binding protein produces MTTHTQNTAPILLIGGNGKTGRRVAERLRALGRPVRTGSRSSAIAFVWEDESTWGAALDGVSAAYVTYYPDLAFPGATEAVGRLAAFAVARGVRRLVLLAGRGEEGAVAGEDALKASGCDWTVVRAGWFNQNFSESFFLGPVRSGELVLPAGDAVEPFVDADDIADVVVAALTDDRHIGRTYELSGPRPLSFHDVARELSAATGRTIAYVPVGTDDYRAALREAGEPEEFADLFILITDGRNAAPVHGVREVLGREPKDFTDYVKEAAATGVWDV; encoded by the coding sequence ATGACCACGCACACGCAGAACACCGCACCCATCCTCCTCATCGGCGGCAACGGCAAGACCGGACGGCGCGTCGCCGAGCGCCTGCGGGCCCTCGGACGGCCCGTGCGGACCGGCTCCCGCAGCAGCGCGATCGCGTTCGTCTGGGAGGACGAGAGCACCTGGGGGGCCGCGCTGGACGGCGTCTCCGCCGCCTACGTCACCTACTACCCGGACCTGGCCTTTCCCGGGGCGACCGAAGCCGTCGGGCGGTTGGCGGCCTTCGCCGTGGCGCGCGGCGTCCGCCGCCTGGTGCTGCTGGCCGGCCGGGGCGAGGAGGGCGCCGTCGCCGGCGAGGACGCGCTCAAGGCGTCCGGCTGCGACTGGACCGTCGTCCGGGCCGGCTGGTTCAACCAGAACTTCAGCGAGAGCTTCTTCCTCGGCCCGGTCCGCTCGGGCGAGCTGGTGCTGCCCGCCGGAGACGCCGTCGAGCCGTTCGTGGACGCCGACGACATCGCCGACGTGGTCGTCGCCGCCCTCACGGACGACCGCCACATCGGCAGGACCTACGAGCTGTCCGGTCCCCGGCCGCTGAGCTTCCACGACGTGGCCCGTGAACTGTCGGCGGCCACCGGCCGGACCATCGCCTACGTCCCGGTCGGCACGGACGACTACCGTGCTGCGCTGCGGGAGGCGGGCGAACCGGAGGAGTTCGCGGACCTGTTCATCCTGATCACGGACGGGCGCAACGCCGCCCCGGTGCACGGTGTCCGGGAGGTGCTGGGGCGGGAGCCCAAGGACTTCACGGACTACGTCAAGGAGGCCGCGGCCACCGGGGTCTGGGACGTGTAG
- a CDS encoding GAF and ANTAR domain-containing protein: MLSEDDAYNSDYITQWLLETDSLEDFLQALADAALKLSRTEGVGVTLERNGRPLTVVSAGPAAPKLDEKQYGQDDGPCLQALRTGREVAVPDMLGESRWGEYPGYAVSCGIRSSLSLPIAAHTHTAGALNLYAGPPGAFARSDLAALRALASQATGGIALAQRISEAQEFAEQMRTAMQSRSVIDQAIGVTMGRNRCTAEEAFAVLRSASQRRNIKLRDLCTELITRLTGRPPTAPGPRPRT, encoded by the coding sequence ATGCTGAGCGAAGACGACGCGTACAACAGTGACTACATCACCCAGTGGCTGCTCGAGACCGACTCCCTGGAGGACTTCCTGCAGGCGCTGGCCGACGCGGCCCTGAAGCTGTCCCGGACCGAGGGCGTCGGGGTGACCCTGGAGCGCAACGGCCGGCCCCTCACGGTGGTCAGCGCGGGACCCGCGGCGCCGAAACTGGACGAGAAGCAGTACGGCCAGGATGACGGCCCCTGCCTGCAGGCCCTGCGCACCGGCCGGGAGGTCGCCGTCCCGGACATGCTGGGCGAGAGCCGCTGGGGCGAGTACCCCGGCTACGCCGTGTCCTGCGGAATCCGCTCCTCCCTCTCCTTACCGATCGCCGCCCACACCCACACCGCCGGCGCTCTCAACCTGTACGCCGGCCCGCCCGGTGCCTTCGCGCGATCCGATCTCGCCGCCCTGCGCGCCCTGGCCTCTCAGGCCACCGGCGGCATAGCCCTGGCGCAACGCATCAGCGAGGCCCAGGAGTTCGCGGAGCAGATGCGGACCGCCATGCAGTCCCGGAGCGTCATCGACCAGGCCATCGGCGTGACCATGGGCCGGAACCGGTGCACCGCGGAGGAAGCCTTCGCCGTCCTGCGCTCCGCCTCCCAGCGGCGCAACATCAAGCTCCGGGACCTGTGTACCGAGCTGATCACCCGCCTCACCGGCCGGCCGCCCACCGCCCCGGGACCCCGTCCCCGCACCTGA